The following are encoded together in the Populus trichocarpa isolate Nisqually-1 chromosome 5, P.trichocarpa_v4.1, whole genome shotgun sequence genome:
- the LOC7468910 gene encoding non-specific lipid transfer protein GPI-anchored 31 isoform X2: MKRSLFIGCILATLALLANSAHHESSPRKSPAPSPSADCTDVAFDMLDCITYLSDGSEAAKPTASCCAGFEAVLSLDAECLCFALKHSADFGVALNLTRAAALSSKCGVSAPPLSKCGISVPATGAPEPAPPTESPPYPVIEPATNNQPSAPAPAPSNSDDNGVSAAAPVIIEVPAQAPAKGMAYSISAPFSVLISCAVASTPLFLWV; this comes from the exons ATGAAGAGAAGTCTCTTCATTGGTTGCATTTTGGCCACACTGGCTTTGCTAGCAAACAGTGCTCACCATGAATCATCACCTCGGAAATCACCAGCACCGTCACCATCAGCAGATTGTACCGATGTGGCATTTGACATGTTGGATTGTATAACCTATTTGTCGGATGGTAGCGAAGCGGCGAAGCCCACTGCTTCTTGCTGTGCTGGGTTTGAAGCAGTGCTTAGTCTGGATGCTGAGTGCTTATGTTTTGCATTGAAGCATAGTGCAGATTTTGGCGTTGCTTTGAATCTTACCAGGGCTGCAGCTTTATCTTCTAAGTGTGGAGTTTCTGCTCCTCCTCTTAGTAAATGTGGCA TCTCTGTGCCTGCTACCGGTGCACCTG AGCCAGCTCCACCGACAGAATCTCCACCGTATCCTGTTATAGAGCCAGCAACAAATAACCAACCTTCAGCCCCAGCTCCGGCACCATCGAACAGTGATGATAATGGGGTTTCAGCAGCAGCTCCAGTAATTATTGAAGTTCCAGCACAAGCACCAGCGAAAGGGATGGCATATTCTATCTCTGCTCCCTTTTCGGTTCTCATTAGCTGCGCTGTTGCTTCCACTCCTCTTTTCCTGTGGGTTTAG
- the LOC7468910 gene encoding non-specific lipid transfer protein GPI-anchored 31 isoform X1 yields the protein MKRSLFIGCILATLALLANSAHHESSPRKSPAPSPSADCTDVAFDMLDCITYLSDGSEAAKPTASCCAGFEAVLSLDAECLCFALKHSADFGVALNLTRAAALSSKCGVSAPPLSKCGISVPATGAPANPPSSVPEPAPPTESPPYPVIEPATNNQPSAPAPAPSNSDDNGVSAAAPVIIEVPAQAPAKGMAYSISAPFSVLISCAVASTPLFLWV from the exons ATGAAGAGAAGTCTCTTCATTGGTTGCATTTTGGCCACACTGGCTTTGCTAGCAAACAGTGCTCACCATGAATCATCACCTCGGAAATCACCAGCACCGTCACCATCAGCAGATTGTACCGATGTGGCATTTGACATGTTGGATTGTATAACCTATTTGTCGGATGGTAGCGAAGCGGCGAAGCCCACTGCTTCTTGCTGTGCTGGGTTTGAAGCAGTGCTTAGTCTGGATGCTGAGTGCTTATGTTTTGCATTGAAGCATAGTGCAGATTTTGGCGTTGCTTTGAATCTTACCAGGGCTGCAGCTTTATCTTCTAAGTGTGGAGTTTCTGCTCCTCCTCTTAGTAAATGTGGCA TCTCTGTGCCTGCTACCGGTGCACCTG CTAACCCTCCATCCTCCGTTCCAGAGCCAGCTCCACCGACAGAATCTCCACCGTATCCTGTTATAGAGCCAGCAACAAATAACCAACCTTCAGCCCCAGCTCCGGCACCATCGAACAGTGATGATAATGGGGTTTCAGCAGCAGCTCCAGTAATTATTGAAGTTCCAGCACAAGCACCAGCGAAAGGGATGGCATATTCTATCTCTGCTCCCTTTTCGGTTCTCATTAGCTGCGCTGTTGCTTCCACTCCTCTTTTCCTGTGGGTTTAG